CCGGATTTAAAGAAGGGCAGGCAGGCCAACAGACCCACTGCTCCCAATCCTATGAGCCAGCCGTACTTCTTCATTACTCCACAATCCCCTTTCCCAGGATCCCCTGGGGCCGGAAAAGTAAAATCAAATAGAGGAGAAAAAAGGTAATAGCCGTGGACCAACCGGCGGTAAAGAGGTATGTCGAAAGGGAACTGATGACCCCTAATATCAATCCTCCCACCAGGGCACCGGGGATATAGCCCATGCCTCCCAGGACGACGACACAAAAGGCAATAATGGTATACGGTAAACCCATGCCGGTTTCAACGTGGCGGAAGGCGGCGATCAGGGAGCCGGATATGCCGGTTATGGCCGCTCCGATTCCAAAAGTGACGGCATAAACCTTATGGACACTGATGCCCATCAAACGGGCCATTTCCCTGTCCTGGGCCGTGGCCTGGATAGCCCGGCCGATTTGGGTCCGATAAAGCAGGATGTATAAACCGGCGATGATGATAAAGGCCAGGCCGAAGGTGGCTAACTGGACTAAAGGGATAGTGAGCCCCAGGGAGGAGAGATTCGCCCCCGAGTAGGAAGTGGTGATCACCCGGGGATCGGCCGACCAAGCCAGGAGGGCCAGATTGGCCAGGGTCAGGTGGATCCCAAAGGTCATGATGTAACTCATGATGGGCGGAGCACCGACCACCCGGTTGATGATAAACCGCTGGAGTAAATAACCAAAGCAAAAAAGACCGATGAGGCTGAAAGGCAGACTTAGGAAGGGATCGATCTTCACCAGCTCAAAAAGCCAGAAGGTGATAAAGGCCCCAAGCATGACCATTTCCCCGTTGGCGATATTGACCACACCCATGACGCCGAATATAAGGGAAAAGCCGGCGGAAAAGGCCGCATAAATCCCTCCAAGCAGGAGGCCGTTGATCAGGGCTTGAATAAAAGGGAGCATAGGCTTGAAAAAATAAAAGTTCGGAGTATTTAGTTCGGAGTTCGGAGCAAAATCTTATACTCCGAACTCCAAACTAAGTGATTTTATCTTCTGACTCCTGAATTCTGAATTCTGGTTTCTAAAATTACTTTCGTTCCCCCCAGGCCGGCATGGGATATAAAGGCTTTCCTTCCGCCGCTTCCCGAGGATAAACATTGATTAGTTTTCCACCCTGGATTTGGACGGCCACCGGCGGATGTTCGGCATTGGCACCGTCTTCTCCAAAATTGATCTGGCCATAAGAAGTCATAATATTTATTTTGTGTAATTTTTCCATTAACTTTACCCGGTCTTCTTCCTTAACCGGCGGGATTATTCCTAATTCTTGAATGGAAATCTGCTGGGCCAAAGCCCCTCCGATGGAAGCGACTTCCACATAGTCGGGAAAGCGGTTAAAGCGTTTATGATAGGCCTTGTTCAGATCAGCGGCCGTTCCGAAGAAGGCATCTTTATAGGGCAGATTGGGGGTCCACTCACTGGCGGCAAAAACGTACTCGGCATCTTTTCCCAATCCCTGGGCAAAGGCCGGAACCGTAGGCCCATAGGAAAAAGCTACCGCTTTCGGATTAAAATCGATCTCTTTCATGGCCTTCATCGTCCGCAGGGCCACGGCCATATGGGAGCCGACCAGCAAGACATCCGGGTTTTTGGCCTTAACCTTTTGCAACAGCGTATTATAGTCCTGGAGATTCAGGGGAAAAAGCTCCTTATGGACAACAGTGAAGCCGAACTTTTTGGCATACATCTCGTATCCGTCACAGGCCTGGGCGGTAAAAGGGATATTGGCCCCCACAATGGCCATGGTCTTCGGTTTCGGTTG
The genomic region above belongs to Deltaproteobacteria bacterium and contains:
- a CDS encoding branched-chain amino acid ABC transporter permease; translated protein: MLPFIQALINGLLLGGIYAAFSAGFSLIFGVMGVVNIANGEMVMLGAFITFWLFELVKIDPFLSLPFSLIGLFCFGYLLQRFIINRVVGAPPIMSYIMTFGIHLTLANLALLAWSADPRVITTSYSGANLSSLGLTIPLVQLATFGLAFIIIAGLYILLYRTQIGRAIQATAQDREMARLMGISVHKVYAVTFGIGAAITGISGSLIAAFRHVETGMGLPYTIIAFCVVVLGGMGYIPGALVGGLILGVISSLSTYLFTAGWSTAITFFLLYLILLFRPQGILGKGIVE
- a CDS encoding amino acid ABC transporter substrate-binding protein; this encodes MKKLGLLVMIGLVLGIWSFNSEAASFRIGVAVPLTGTFGKDGALVKDAYTFWAETINAKGGIASKGQKSPVELIFYDDQSDPQMSAKLVEKLVKEDKVDLILGGFGSSQVMAASAVSERLKFPMVCGSASSNALFERKFKYYFSTLGKATEEIRGVVEVFTMVQPKPKTMAIVGANIPFTAQACDGYEMYAKKFGFTVVHKELFPLNLQDYNTLLQKVKAKNPDVLLVGSHMAVALRTMKAMKEIDFNPKAVAFSYGPTVPAFAQGLGKDAEYVFAASEWTPNLPYKDAFFGTAADLNKAYHKRFNRFPDYVEVASIGGALAQQISIQELGIIPPVKEEDRVKLMEKLHKINIMTSYGQINFGEDGANAEHPPVAVQIQGGKLINVYPREAAEGKPLYPMPAWGERK